Proteins encoded together in one Nostoc sp. PCC 7524 window:
- the rpsN gene encoding 30S ribosomal protein S14 yields the protein MAKKSMIEREKKRAKLVEKYAAKREALLEEFRTTESPLDKLEIHRQIQQLPRNSAPSRRRNRCWLTGRPRGVYRDFGLSRNVLREWAHEGLLPGVVKSSW from the coding sequence ATGGCAAAAAAGAGTATGATTGAGCGCGAGAAAAAACGCGCTAAGTTGGTTGAAAAGTATGCTGCCAAGCGGGAAGCTCTGTTAGAAGAGTTTAGAACAACAGAGTCTCCCCTCGATAAGCTAGAAATTCACCGCCAAATCCAACAACTACCCCGTAACAGTGCGCCCTCTCGTCGCCGTAACCGTTGCTGGTTAACTGGTCGTCCTAGAGGCGTGTACCGTGATTTTGGACTGTCTCGGAACGTTTTGCGGGAATGGGCGCACGAAGGTCTGTTGCCTGGAGTTGTTAAGTCTAGCTGGTAG
- the rseP gene encoding RIP metalloprotease RseP, which yields MSVLAAIAVLAVLILVHELGHFIAARSQGIHVNRFSLGFGPVLWKYQGPETEYAIRAFPLGGFVGFPDDDPDSDIPPNDPNLLRNRPILDRAIVISAGVIANLIFAYMLLVAQVSFIGIGQASQPGVLIQQLAPEVSDVATTAGLQAGDVIIAANGQKFGTSLQAIDSLRDIIKSSPNQQIQLEITRGDKTLSVNVVPEAKSTGGSIGIGLAPNGKVERRPVTNPVQAFSIGAAEFQRIVTMTFKGFGQLITNFGETAGQVAGPIKIVEIGANIAQNDTGSLFFFAALISINLAIINILPLPALDGGQLAFLLIEGLRGKPLPNRIQEGVMQTGLMLLLGLGIFLIVKETTQLTTQLEWVQKLFQ from the coding sequence ATGTCAGTTTTAGCAGCGATCGCAGTCTTGGCTGTATTAATCTTGGTACATGAACTGGGGCATTTTATCGCCGCCCGTTCTCAAGGTATCCATGTCAACCGTTTTTCTTTGGGGTTTGGCCCTGTTCTGTGGAAGTACCAAGGCCCAGAAACCGAGTATGCTATCAGAGCTTTCCCCTTGGGTGGTTTTGTGGGGTTTCCTGATGATGATCCCGATAGCGATATTCCTCCCAATGACCCGAATTTGCTGCGTAACCGGCCAATTTTAGATCGAGCGATCGTTATTAGCGCCGGGGTAATAGCCAATTTAATTTTTGCTTATATGCTACTGGTAGCTCAAGTTAGCTTCATTGGCATCGGACAAGCTAGCCAGCCAGGGGTACTTATTCAACAGCTAGCACCAGAGGTGAGTGATGTAGCTACCACAGCTGGACTGCAAGCCGGAGATGTGATTATTGCAGCTAATGGACAAAAATTTGGCACTTCCCTACAGGCAATAGATAGTTTAAGAGACATCATCAAAAGTAGTCCCAATCAGCAGATTCAACTAGAAATTACCCGTGGGGACAAAACATTATCTGTGAATGTCGTTCCTGAAGCCAAATCCACAGGAGGCAGTATTGGGATTGGGCTTGCACCTAACGGCAAAGTTGAACGCCGTCCCGTTACTAATCCAGTCCAAGCTTTTAGTATTGGTGCTGCTGAATTTCAGCGCATAGTCACCATGACATTTAAAGGATTTGGACAGCTAATTACTAACTTTGGTGAAACTGCTGGACAAGTTGCTGGCCCGATTAAAATTGTGGAAATTGGAGCTAACATTGCTCAAAACGATACAGGTAGTTTGTTCTTTTTTGCGGCTTTAATTAGCATCAACTTGGCAATCATCAATATTTTGCCTCTTCCAGCTTTAGACGGTGGACAACTAGCATTTTTACTAATTGAAGGTTTGCGGGGTAAGCCCTTGCCTAATCGGATTCAAGAAGGTGTGATGCAAACAGGTTTAATGCTACTCTTAGGACTGGGAATTTTTCTGATTGTGAAAGAAACTACCCAGTTAACTACACAGTTGGAATGGGTGCAAAAATTGTTCCAGTGA
- a CDS encoding Txe/YoeB family addiction module toxin: MRSPVRLVNWDLVYTKQAQKDAKKLAASNLRDKAQELLDIIQTNPFQNPPPYEKLVGDLEGAYSRRIHIQHRLVYEVIESENTVKVLRMGRIMSNGILQLSSIGLIPMPAIASTII; encoded by the coding sequence GTGCGATCGCCAGTTAGATTGGTGAATTGGGATTTAGTTTATACTAAACAAGCTCAGAAAGATGCCAAGAAACTAGCTGCTAGCAATTTAAGAGATAAGGCGCAAGAGTTATTAGATATCATTCAAACTAACCCATTTCAGAATCCGCCACCTTACGAAAAGTTAGTGGGAGATTTAGAAGGTGCATACTCCCGACGAATACATATTCAGCATCGGTTGGTATATGAAGTAATTGAATCCGAAAATACGGTAAAAGTGTTGCGGATGGGACGCATTATGAGTAATGGGATACTTCAGTTAAGTTCAATTGGCTTAATCCCAATGCCAGCGATCGCCTCAACTATAATTTAA
- a CDS encoding DUF3611 family protein, which yields MSRNSDTPSSSSNLRTIAQTFRLTGWISFWIQLVLGVVSGIIVLLFAIFSQRAGSPSNNPGTGFGVFLAVCGLLILCGGIYIAFRYTRIGNQLMSSNPSNRPRKVETVQVLRLGLWINLIGTLVTLLGAQAIVGTLVARSISPQAITTQFFDPTRIISGLDMLVVQSNTNTVSAHFAGLVASLWLLNRINRQQ from the coding sequence ATGTCACGAAACTCCGATACTCCATCGTCTTCTTCTAATCTCCGAACAATTGCCCAAACTTTTCGCCTGACAGGCTGGATTAGCTTTTGGATTCAGTTAGTGCTAGGTGTAGTTTCTGGTATTATTGTGCTGCTATTTGCAATTTTTAGTCAAAGAGCGGGCAGTCCCAGTAATAATCCTGGAACTGGGTTTGGTGTCTTTTTAGCAGTTTGTGGACTACTAATCTTATGTGGGGGTATTTATATAGCTTTCAGATACACCAGAATTGGCAACCAACTCATGTCATCCAACCCTAGCAACCGCCCTCGTAAAGTGGAAACAGTACAAGTTTTACGTTTAGGACTATGGATAAATTTAATCGGGACGCTAGTCACACTTTTGGGAGCGCAGGCGATCGTTGGTACATTGGTAGCGAGGTCAATATCGCCCCAAGCTATTACTACTCAATTTTTTGACCCCACCAGAATCATTAGTGGTCTAGATATGCTAGTAGTACAGTCCAACACCAATACTGTCTCAGCTCACTTTGCTGGTTTGGTGGCTTCGCTTTGGCTACTCAATCGCATCAACCGACAACAGTAG
- a CDS encoding type II toxin-antitoxin system Phd/YefM family antitoxin: MMIPINEAQKQLQDLIDSVNQSHKSIVIAGKSSNAVLLSEADWASVQETLYLLSVPGMRESIHEGLATPIEECDRQLDW; encoded by the coding sequence ATGATGATTCCAATTAATGAAGCTCAAAAACAGTTACAGGATTTAATTGATTCCGTGAATCAGTCACATAAATCCATTGTGATTGCAGGAAAAAGTAGCAATGCAGTTTTGTTGTCGGAAGCAGATTGGGCATCTGTACAGGAAACCCTCTATCTTCTCTCAGTTCCAGGTATGCGAGAATCAATTCACGAAGGACTTGCAACACCGATTGAGGAGTGCGATCGCCAGTTAGATTGGTGA
- the serS gene encoding serine--tRNA ligase: MLDIKQIRENSQLIQERLNSRSGKYDIEPILQLDRQQRDIEVTRSQLQARSNEIGKLVGQKIKSGINPQDPEIQSLRDEGNAVKAQLSELEPKEKALKAEIEQLILAIPNIPSDSTPLGKSEEDNVEVRRWGDEYIPQNPNILPHWEIGEKLGILNVERAVKVAQSRFVNLIGAGAALERALIHLMLTMQTQAGYVEVSPPILVNSESLTATGQLPKFAEESFKCADDDLWLIPTAEVPVTNLYRGEILAAEDLPIYHCAYTPCFRREAGSYGRDMRGLIRLHQFNKVELVKFVHPSTSFDELEKLVGNAEAILQALKLPYRVINLCSGDLGFSSTKTYDLEVWLPSSGKYREISSCSNFVDFQARRADIRFKEVGKKGTQFVHTLNGSGLAVGRTMAAILENYQQPDGTVLIPEVLQPFLGRETL, from the coding sequence GTGCTGGATATTAAGCAAATACGGGAAAATTCCCAACTAATTCAGGAACGGTTGAATAGTCGTAGTGGTAAATACGACATAGAACCGATATTACAGTTAGATCGACAGCAACGGGACATAGAAGTGACTCGTAGCCAACTGCAAGCTCGCAGTAATGAAATTGGTAAGCTGGTTGGGCAGAAGATTAAATCTGGTATCAATCCGCAAGACCCAGAAATTCAAAGTTTGCGGGACGAGGGGAACGCTGTTAAAGCCCAATTGAGTGAACTAGAACCCAAAGAAAAAGCACTCAAGGCAGAAATTGAGCAACTTATCCTCGCAATTCCCAACATACCTAGTGATTCTACACCTTTGGGAAAAAGCGAAGAAGATAACGTAGAAGTTCGCCGTTGGGGTGATGAGTACATACCTCAGAATCCCAATATTCTGCCGCATTGGGAAATTGGCGAAAAGCTCGGTATTCTCAATGTAGAGCGAGCTGTAAAAGTTGCCCAAAGTCGCTTTGTCAACTTAATCGGGGCTGGTGCTGCCCTAGAAAGGGCATTAATTCACTTGATGCTGACTATGCAAACCCAAGCCGGGTATGTAGAAGTCAGTCCGCCGATATTGGTAAATAGCGAATCTTTGACGGCGACAGGCCAGTTACCCAAGTTTGCGGAAGAAAGTTTTAAATGTGCTGATGATGATTTGTGGCTAATTCCGACAGCAGAAGTACCCGTGACAAACCTTTACCGGGGGGAGATTCTCGCGGCGGAAGATTTACCTATCTACCACTGTGCTTATACTCCTTGTTTCCGTCGAGAGGCGGGTAGTTATGGGCGGGATATGCGGGGGTTAATTCGCTTGCATCAATTCAATAAAGTGGAGTTGGTGAAATTTGTGCATCCCAGCACCTCTTTTGATGAGTTGGAAAAATTAGTAGGAAATGCGGAAGCAATTTTACAGGCTCTCAAGTTACCTTACCGCGTGATTAATTTATGTAGTGGTGATTTGGGTTTCTCTTCCACTAAAACCTATGATTTAGAGGTTTGGCTACCTTCTTCTGGCAAGTACCGGGAGATTTCTAGTTGTTCCAATTTTGTAGACTTCCAGGCGCGACGGGCAGATATTCGGTTCAAGGAAGTTGGGAAGAAAGGTACTCAGTTTGTGCATACTCTCAATGGTTCTGGTTTGGCTGTGGGGCGCACAATGGCGGCTATTTTGGAAAATTATCAGCAACCGGATGGGACAGTGTTGATACCAGAAGTGTTGCAACCTTTCTTGGGACGTGAAACTTTGTAA
- the nth gene encoding endonuclease III translates to MGAKIVPVSTKRKSPSKQQRALEILTRLKRLYPDATCSLTYSTPVQLLVATILSAQCTDERVNQVTPVLFSRFPDAASLGNADLAELETLVRSTGFYRNKAKNIQAACRMIVSEFDSVVPNTMEQLLKLPGVARKTANVVLAHAYGINAGVTVDTHVKRLSQRLGLTKYADPIHIEKDLMKLLPQPDWENWSIRIIYHGRAVCKARSPACEACELADLCPTAVGAGE, encoded by the coding sequence ATGGGTGCAAAAATTGTTCCAGTGAGTACCAAGCGCAAATCACCATCAAAGCAGCAACGGGCATTAGAAATTCTGACTCGCCTGAAGCGACTTTATCCAGATGCAACTTGCTCTTTGACCTATTCGACTCCAGTGCAGCTGCTGGTGGCAACTATTCTCTCAGCTCAGTGTACAGATGAGCGAGTGAATCAAGTTACACCAGTTTTATTTAGTCGGTTTCCTGATGCTGCAAGTTTAGGGAATGCCGACTTAGCAGAGTTAGAAACTTTGGTGCGTTCCACCGGGTTTTATCGTAATAAGGCGAAAAATATTCAGGCTGCCTGTAGGATGATTGTCAGTGAGTTTGATTCTGTAGTTCCTAACACAATGGAACAGTTGTTAAAACTGCCTGGGGTAGCACGGAAAACAGCAAATGTGGTTTTAGCTCATGCTTACGGGATTAATGCGGGGGTGACAGTAGATACTCACGTTAAGCGCCTCAGCCAACGCTTGGGTTTAACTAAGTACGCAGATCCCATTCACATTGAAAAAGATTTGATGAAGTTATTACCCCAGCCAGATTGGGAAAATTGGTCAATTCGGATAATTTATCACGGTCGTGCCGTCTGTAAAGCCCGTTCTCCGGCTTGTGAGGCTTGTGAACTGGCTGATTTATGCCCTACTGCTGTGGGAGCAGGGGAGTGA
- the aat gene encoding leucyl/phenylalanyl-tRNA--protein transferase, whose translation MQYDIAAIVQGYAQGYFLMADDDDGLGWYSSRDRTLIPLDEQFRYPTSLRRVLNQERFTVAINRDFPAVVAGCANRETTWISPELQEIYLLLRQAGFAYSFETWQGDKLAGGILGIVIGGAFIGESMFYRIPEGSKVAMVKLVEQLRQQGFVLFDAQMMNPHLERFGAYSVNDEEYQTLLQQALVTRCTLV comes from the coding sequence ATGCAATATGATATCGCTGCTATTGTTCAGGGTTATGCTCAAGGCTATTTTCTCATGGCTGATGACGATGACGGACTGGGATGGTACAGTAGTCGCGATCGCACTTTAATTCCTTTGGATGAGCAATTCCGCTACCCTACCTCATTACGGCGTGTTTTGAATCAAGAACGCTTTACTGTGGCGATTAATCGTGATTTTCCGGCGGTAGTTGCAGGTTGCGCGAACCGAGAAACCACATGGATTTCCCCTGAATTACAAGAGATTTACTTGCTATTGCGCCAAGCTGGTTTTGCTTACAGTTTTGAAACTTGGCAAGGTGACAAACTAGCTGGAGGAATTTTAGGAATTGTTATTGGTGGTGCTTTTATTGGTGAGTCGATGTTTTACCGCATTCCTGAAGGTTCTAAAGTAGCGATGGTGAAGTTGGTAGAACAATTACGTCAGCAAGGATTTGTGCTGTTTGACGCTCAAATGATGAATCCCCACTTGGAAAGATTTGGTGCTTATAGCGTTAATGATGAAGAATATCAAACTCTACTGCAACAGGCATTAGTAACACGTTGCACTCTTGTCTAG